In Comamonas koreensis, the genomic stretch GCCCAGGCACAGGCCAAGAAAGACACCGTTGTGCTGGGCATGACGCTGGAGCCGCCAGGGCTGGACCCAACCGCCGGCGCCGCCTCGTCGATTGCCGAGATCACGCACTACAACCTGTATGAGACGCTGACCAAGATCAACTCGGACGGCAGTGTCTCGCCGCTGCTCGCCGAGAGCTGGGAAGTCTCGCCCGATCTCAAGAGCTACACCTTCAAGCTGCGCAAGGGGGTGACTTTTCACAACGGCGAGCCCTTCAACGCCAACAGCGTCAAGTTCTCCTTTGACCGCGCAGCCGGCGAGAAAAGTACCAACAAGGACAAGCGCACCTTCGCCAACCTGACGGCCCAGGTGGTGGACGAGCACACGGTGGTGATCCTGAACAAGGAGATCGACCCGGACCTGCTGTTTGTGCTGGGCCAGGCCACATCGATCATCGTCGAGCCCAAGAGCGCCGACAGTAACGCCACCAAGCCCATCGGCACCGGCCCCTACAAGCTGGGCAACTGGAGCAAGGGCGCCTCCATCACCCTGGAGGCCTGGCCGCAGTACCGCAACCCCGGCAGCATCCGCATCCGCCGCGCCACCTTCCGCTTCATCTCGGATGCGGCTGCGCAAGTCGCTGCGCTGCTGGCTGGTGATGTGGACATCTTCCCGCGCGTCTCGGCCCGTGGCATCGACCAGTTCAAGACCAACCCGCGCTACCAGGTGGTCATCTCCGGCTCACGCGCCAAGACCATCGTCGCCATCAATGAGCGCCGCAAGCCACTCGACGATGTGCGTGTGCGCCGCGCGCTGTCTGCCGCCATCGACCGCAAGGCCGTCATCGCCGGCGCCGCCGAAGGCCTGGGCGTGCCGATTGGCAGCCACTATGTGCCCGGCGCCTATGGCTATGTGGACACCACTGGCATCAACCCCTTTGATGTGGAAAAGGCCAAGAAGCTGTTGGCCGAGGCCGGCGTGAAGACCCCGCTGAGCCTGAGCATGACCCTGCCCCCCACGCCCTACGCGCGCCAGGGCGGCGAGATCATTGCCGCGCAACTGGCCAAGATCGGGGTCGAGGTCAAGCTGCAGAACGTGGAATGGGCGCAGTGGCTCTCGGGCACCTACACCAACAAGAACTACGACCTGTCGCTGATCTCGCATGTCGAGCCTTTTGATCTGGAGAACTACACCCGGCCCGATTACTACTGGGGCTACAAGTCCGAGAAGTTCAACAAGCTGTTCGAACAGATCAAGCTCGAAGCGCGCCCGGCCGACCGCTCGCGCCTGCTGGGCGAGGCACAGCGCCTGCTGGCCGAAGATGCCGCCAACGTCTACCTGTACCAGCCGCAGTGGGTGACGATTGCCGCCAAGAACGTGCGAGGTCTCTGGAAGGACATGCCGATCTTCATCAACGACCTGTCATCCATGTACTGGGCTTGAACCCGGTCTTGCGCTAGGCTTCAAACCAGCACACCGCCCATCTACGGCTCTGCCCGGATGGGCTTTTTTCATTGAACACCTACTCCACTCCCGCCCTCTGCCCGATATGACCGCGTTGCACGATTGGCCCGCCACAGCGCTGCTGGCCGCCTACCAAAAGCAAGAACTCTCCCCTGTCGATGTCATGCAATCCGTCATCGACCATGTCGCGCAGTGGGAGCCGCACCTCTGCGCCACCTACCTGTACCGGCCCGAAGAGGCACTGGCGCAGGCACGGGCCAGCGAAGCGCGCTGGCACAAGGGCGCACCCGCCGGTCTGCTCGATGGCCTGCCGGTGACCATCAAGGAAAACATCGCCACCCAGGGTGACCCACTGCCCGCCGGCACCGCTGCCGTCACGCTGGTGCCCGCAGCCGCCGATGCACCGCCCGCCGCCCGCCTGCGAGAGGCCCATGCCATCTGCTTCAGCAAGACCACGATGCCCGACTACGGCATGCTGTCGTCGGGGCTGTCGAGCTTTCACCCGCTGGCGCGCAACCCCTGGGACCTGAGCAAAGGCCCGGGCGGCTCCAGCGCGGGCGGCGGTGCGGCAGCGGCTGCCGGCTACGGCCCGCTGCACATCGGCACCGACATCGGTGGCTCGCTGCGCCTGCCGGCCAGCTGGTGCGGTATCTACAGCCTCAAGCCCAGCCTGGGCCGCATCCCTATTGACCCGCCTTACCAAGGCCGTGCCGCAGGCCCGATGACCCGCAGCGTGGACGATTCGGCGCTGATGATGCAGGTGCTGTCGGCCCCCGATGCGCGCGACACGATGAGCCTGCCCGCACAGGACATTGCCTGGAGCACGGTGGCCACCACCGGCGTGGACTTTATCCGGGGAAAACGCATTGGCCTGTTGCTCGATGCCGGCTGCGGCCTGCCGCTGCAGCCCGAGGTGCGCGCGGCCATCGAGCAGGCCGCAGCGCTGCTGGAAGCCGCTGGCGCGCAGATCACGCCAATGCAGCCCTTCATGACGCCTGCGATGCTGGACGGCATGGACCGCTTCTGGCGCATGCGCTCGCTGAGCGATCTGCAGGCGCTCAGCAGCGCGCAGCGCGACAAGGTGCTGCCCTATATCCGCGCCTGGGCCGAGAGCGCCGAGGGCATGAGCGGCAGCGCGGTCTTCCAGGCCAGCCAACAGTTCCACCAGGTACGTCTGGCCACCGTCAAAGCCTGCAGCGCGTTTGACTTTGTGATCTCGCCCGTCGCGCCGCATGTTGCGTTCGATGCCCAATGGCCCTCGCCCACCAACGACCCCTTGCGCCCGCTCGAGCACATCGGCTTTACCGTGCCCTACAACATGTCGGAGCAGCCGGCCGCATCCATCAACTGCGGCTACACCGCCTCCGGCCTGCCTATTGGCCTGCAGATCGCCGGTGCGCGTTTTGACGACCTGGGCGTGTTGCAGCTGTCGCGCGCTTTCGAGCAGATCCGCGGCCCGCAAAAGCCCTGGCCCCAGCCGCCCCAGGCATGAGACAAGGAGGGCAGCGCATGGGCACGCAGCAGGACCTGTATGGCAACCCGGTCAGCAGCGATGCAGCCGCCCTGCCCTACCTGAACGACTTTGCCGAAGGCTTTGTTGCCTGCGAGATGCGCGTGCTGCGCATCCTGGACATCGCAGCGCAGGACCCCAGCCCGCTGGTGCAAACCTGGTGCGCCGCGCTCCATCTATTTGCCGAAGATGCGCAGGCCGCCCGGCAGGCGCGGCCCTTTTTGCAGCGTGCCCGCGCCCAGCTGGCGCAGGCCCATGAGCGCGAAGCACAGTGGCTGGCCGCCGTCGAGGCCTGGGCCGATGGCGACACGCCCTTGGCTGCGCAAAGGCTCGAAGCACTGCTGCAGCACTACCCGCGCGATCTGGCCGCGCTCAAGCTCGCGCACTACCATGCCTTCAACCTGGGCGACTCGCCCGCCATGCTGCGCATGGCGCTGGCGGCCCAGGCGCACTGCGCCGATATCCCCTACTTCCACGGCATGCTGGCCTTTGCCTATGAGCAATGCCATCTGCTGGGCCAGGCCGAGCGCGCGGCGCGCCAGGCGCTGCAGTTGCGCTTCAAGGAGCCCTGGGCCCACCATGCGCTGGCCCATGTGCTGCTGACCCAAGGCCGTGTGGACGAGGGTCTGGCCTTCATGCAAAGCGCGAGCAGCAGCTGGACGGGGCTCAACTCCTTCATGCAGACGCACAACTGGTGGCACCTGGCGCTGTTCCTGATGGAGGATGCGCGCCATGACGAAGCGCTGCAGCTGCATGACAGCCAGGTCTGGGGCGTCGTGCCGGCCTATTCGCAGGACCAGATCGGCTCCATATCGCTGCTGGCGCGGCTGGAGCTCGAAGGCGTCGATGTCGGCCCGCGCTGGCAGCAGCTCAGCCCCTACCTGCTGCAGCGCCAGCATGACCATGTGCTGCCTTTTCTGGACCTGCAATACCTCTACGGCCTGGCACGCGCCGGGCAATGGGAGGCCGCGCAGCAGTTGCTGGTCAGCATGCAAGGCCATGCCGATGCGCAGGTCCAACCCCGGCTGCGCACGGCCTGGCAGGATGTCTGCCTGCCCGCCGCGCAGGGCCTGCTGGCCCATGCCCAAGGCCAGTACGGCCAGGCCGCCCATCAGCTGGGGCCCTTGATTGCACGCCTGGTCGAGGTCGGCGGCAGCCACGCCCAGCGCGACCTGTTCAACCAGCTGTACTGGAGCGCCTTGCGGCACAGCGGCCAGTGGACGGCCTTGCAAAACCTGGTGCAGCCCTGGCACAACCAGCAGCCCCAATCCAAACGGCTGGCAGCGCATATGCGGCGCATTTACCAGGGGCTGGGCTTGCCGCCCTCCCTGGCGGCTTGAACTGCCATTTCGCCCTGTTGGACGGCCTCAGCGCTGCGCGGTCGCCAGCTTGACCGCCAGGCCCACAAACACCACGGCGGTGATCTTGTTGAGCCAGAACTGCGCGCGTGGCGAGCGCAGCAGCAGATTGCCAAAGGCGCCCGAGAACAGCGCAATGGCGCCAAACACCAGGAACGCGGCCAGGATAAACACGGCGCCAAAGACAAAGATCTGCGGGCCGACCGGGCCGATGGCCGGGTCGGCAAACTGCGGCAAAAAGGCCAGGAAGAAGATCAGCACCTTGGGGTTGGTGAGGTTCATCACCACGCCCCGGCGAACCATCACCAGCAAGTCCTTGCCCGCCATCTCGGTACGCAAGCTTGCGCTATCGGCCGCGCCAGCACCGGATTTTTCTGCAGCCACCGGTGCCCGCCATGCGCCCCAGGCCAGATAAGCCAAGTAGGCCGCGCCACACCACTTGAGCACCGTGAACGCGATGCTGGACGCCGCAAACACTGCTGCCAGCCCCAGCGCCACCGCCGCGGTGTGCACCACCACGCCCAGGCACAGGCCCACCACCACGGCAATCCCCACCCGCCAGCCGCGCTGGATCGATTGCATCAGCACAAACAGGTTGTCCGGCCCGGGCGACAGCGCCAGCAGCACAGCAACACCAAAAAAGGCCAGCAGGGATTGGAGAGTAGGCATGGCAAGGTCTTTTAATCAAGGACCGGCACATTATGGCCTGCCGCCCAGTGTGCAGTCTCAGGCCCCGCCTACGCGCGCGACAGCGGTGCCGTCACAATCCAGCCTTCCAGCGGATCAGTGCCCGGCGGCAGGCCATAGAGCGCATCGCCCTGTAAATGGCAGCGCAGGCCCCAGGCCGCCTGCAACATGCAGATGGCGGCATCGAGGTGGTCGCCGCTGGCGTCATCGCGCATGCTACCCAGTTGCGCCGGGCTAGCCAGCAGGCGCAGCTGCAGCGAATGGGCACCCTGCAGCAGGGCATCCAGCACCTGCTGGCGGGCAGCAGTGCGCTCGGGCGTCTGGCGCTGGCGGTCATCGCTTTTGTAGCTGCGCCGGCCGATCAGCTCGCGCGCCAGCATGCCGGGGTAGGCCTCCAGCGCGACGCGGCTACTTTCTCTGCGCAGCAGACCGGGGAAATCCGCGCCCACCGCCAGCAGTCGGGGCAGACCAGCATGCAGCATCCAGGCGACGGGCGGGTTAACCCATTTCATCGACGGGCTGGAGCCTGCGGGCCAATCGGTGGCGCGGTGGGCAAATTTGCCGCCGGCGGGCCGGGCGTCACAAAAGGCTTTGAACAGCGCGCGGATCTCGCTGCGCTCCAGGCCAGCATAGTGCTGCATGCAGGCCTGCCAATCGCGGGGCCAGCCCAGGTGCATCACCAGCTCGCGCGGCAGCGCAAACGGCAGGTCAAAGCCGCCGACCCAGGCCGGCTGCTGCTGCAAAAAGTCCTGCCACTGCGCCAGCGTGGCAAAGCGCTCAAAGCCCCGCAGCGCCACCGTGCCCGCCTCGGCATCCAGATGGCCCCAGGCCACAACCACGGGCTTGCGCCGGCTCGGGCTGCTGCTGAAATCGCAGCCCAGCACCGGTGGCAGCGCAGCGCCTGGCATCGCTCAGCCCAGTCCCAGCGCGACCACGCCCACGCCAATCAGCAGCGCGCCAGCAATGCGCAGCAGGCGGTCACCCTCGCCCAGCAGCTTGCCGCCAATCAGCGCGGCAAACAGCATCGAGACCTCACGCGCAGGCGCCACATGCGAGATCGGCGCAGTCTGCACTGCATACAGCACCAGCACATAGGCCATGGGGCTGAAGATGGCGACAACCAGCGCAAAGCGCCATTGCTGCAACCACAGGCGCCGGGTCTCAGCCCAGTTCATCATGCCCAGCGGCGCGAGCATCACCACGCGCACCAGGTTGCCCATATAGTCGAGCAGGATGGGCGAGAGCAGCATCACCTTGACGGCATAGCTGTCCACCACCGTATAGGCGGCAATGAACAGGCCCGTGAGCAGCCCGTAGTACAGGCCCTTGATGGTGCGATCGCGGGCCTCGCCGGGACCGGGCCGGGTGGCGGCGCGCAGCATGGCCGGGCCGCCGGCAATCAGGAATACGCCCGCAACCACCGCGGCAATGCCTACCGCGCCCAGGCTGGACAGGTGCTCGCCCAGAAACAGCACCGCCACCATCGACGAGATCAGCGGCCCGCTGCCGCGCGCCAGCGGGTAGACCACGGTGAGATCGGCCACGCGGTAGCCGCGCAGCAAGGTGACGAAGTAAAAGATATGCAGCAAGGCGCTGGCCGAGACAAAGGCCCATTCGGTCATGCCCCACTGGGGCACCACATCCTTGCCCACCCACCAGCCCACCGGCAGCCACACCAGCGCATTGAGCACCGAGGTAAACAGCGAAAAGCGAGCATCGCCCCCGGCTTTCTTGGCGACGATGTTCCAAAAAGCGTGGATGATGCCGGCCGCGATGATGAGCGTGAAAGCGTGGAGCGTCATGGCTGGGGAGGCGGTGGAAGCGAGGCGAAAGATGCGAGACGGAAAAAAATAACCCGGGTCGGGCCCGGGTGTCACACCGTCAGGGTGCGGATCAGTTGCCTGCGCGCTGCGGAATCAGCGACAAAAACTCGCGCCGCAGATTCGGGTTTGTGAGGAACTCGCCCCGCATGACCGAGTTGAGCATCTTGGAGTCCATCTCGCGCACACCGCGCCAGGACATGCAAAAGTGCGAGGCCTCCAGCACCACGGCCAGGCCGTCGGGCTGGGTCTTCTTCATGATCAGATCGGCCAGCTGCACGATGGCCTCTTCCTGGATCTGGGGGCGGCCCAGCACCCAGTCAACCAGGCGCGCGTATTTGGACAGGCCGATCACATTGGTGTTCTTGTTGGGCAGCACGCCGATCCAGACCTTGCCGATGACCGGGCAGAGGTGGTGGCTGCAGGCACTGCGCACGGTGATCGGACCGACGATCATCAGCTCGTTCAGGTGCTCGGCATTGGGGAAGGCCGTGACCACGGGCTGGGGCACATAGCGGCCCTTGAACACCTCGGTCAGATACATCTTGGCAACACGGCGCGCGGTGTTGCGGGTGTTGTGGTCGTCCTTGGTGTCGATGACCATGCTGTCGAGCACGCCCTGCATCTTGTGCTCGACTTCGTCGAGCAGCAGCTCGAGCTCACCGGGCTCGATGAACTCGGAGATGTTGTCATTGGCATGGAAGCGCTGCTGGGCTGCCACTATCCGCTCACGGATCTTGACGGACACCGGCGTGCCTTCGTCGCTGGCGGGTGCTTTATTCGGATCGGATAGTTCTGTAAACATAGCGGGGATGGTAGCAGCGATTGCAGACCCGCAAGCATACGGTGTTTCTCCCCCTTAGAACCTGTTCAGAGTCTCTACGCAGCCGCGTTGGAGTGCAATCGGGATGAGTTCGAAGGGATGGAACGCAGCTTGCACCGGGGTGCAAGCAAGGGCCAGCGCGCAGAAATCGCCCGATTTCACTTCAACCCGTAGGGACAGTGGCTTTGCGCTGCCCGGGAAGGGGCGCCCGGCTAGGGCCGCCCGGGCAGGGGCGGACTGCGTCGTTGCAAATCCTCGCAATAGCACAGCTATTACTGCGGTGTTGCGCGGCTGGGCGCCCCCTCGCATCCCATCCCGCAAAGACACTGTCGCGGCGCGAGGAGACTTTGAACAGGTTCTTAGGCCAGCGCAAGAAAAGGCGAAAAGCTATGGATTCGATAGCATCCAGCGCCCCAAAGCCGAAAAGCGCTTGCGGCCTCAGTCGCGCAGCCTGAACTCGGCAATCAACGGCAAATGGTCGGACATGCGCCACCAGATGCGACCCCGGGGCACAAACAGGCCGCAGGGGGTCAAACCCCGGGCATAGACATGGTCCAGCTGCACAACGGGCAGACGCGAGGGGTAGGTCATCAACGGCTGCTCGTCGTACTCGAACAAGCCAAAGCCGGCCAGCATGCGCTTGACCTGAAAGCCCCAGTCATTGAAGTCGCCCGCGACAATCACCGGCTCGTCATCGGGCACATGGGCCTTGATGAATTCATGGATCAACGCGGTCTGGCGCAGGCGGCTGCCATGCACCAGGCCCAGATGCACAACGATGGTGTGGATGCGCTGGCCGGCAATCTCCATAGCCACATGCAACAGGCCGCGCTGCTCGAAGCGGTGGTCGGAGATGTCGCGGTGGTTGGATTCCAGAATCGGCCAGCGGGTGAGCAAGGCATTGCCGTGTTCGCCCCAACGCGTCGTGGCATTGGTGCGGTAGGCGGCGGTGTAACCCAGCGGGGTCAGAAAATCTGCCTGGTTCTGCTCGGGCCAGTTGTTGAAGAAGCTCTCTTCCTTGCGGTTGTCCTTGCGCACTTCCTGCAGGCAGATGATGTCGGCATCCATCTGCTCGACCGCCAGCCCCAGGTTATGGATCTCCAACCTGCGCACGGGTCCCAGGCCCTGCACCCCTTTGTGGATGTTGTAGGTGGCCACCCGCAGTATCGGTAAATCGTCGTGAGTATCGGTCATGCAGCTATGAACCTCGGCAGCCACAGAATGGCTTCGCTGTTCGATATGGAATAGCAGCGCTGTGCTGCTTCATGCCAATGATGCCACGCATGGGCGGTGTGCTCCCTCGGGCTGAGCACGATCTTGGTGTAGGACGGCACCTGCAGGCTAAAGACATGCTCGGTGTTCATGCAGACATCGGGCGCATAGCGGTGGCGCCAGGCCGGGTAGATCGGGTAGGTGTTCTCCAGGCCCCAGTCGCGCAGTACGCAGCCGTGCTGCTCGGCATCGATGCCGGTCTCTTCAAAAACCTCGCGTACCGCCGTCTCCTGCCAGGTTTCGCGATCGCTGTCCTGGCTGCCGGTCACGGGCTGCCAGTAGTCCTGGCCCTCCATCTGGCTGGCGCGGCGCAGCAGCAGCACCTGCAGATCGGCGGTGTGGATGATGACCAGCACCGAGCGGGGCAGTTTGTAGGGCAGGCTTTCGCTCCTGGTGTCTTGCATCGTCAACGCCGGGCCTCCGGCTTGCGGGTGGCCACGGCCGGTGGCAAGGCTTTGGCCTGCAACAGGCGCACCTGCTGCACCATCAGGTTGTGGGCGTTCAGAAAGGCGGCGGCAATCACCTTGCCCTCATTGGTATTGCTCCAGCCCATGCCGGCGCCGCCCCCCAGGCGGCCCAGCAGCACACCGCCCACGCCCAGGTCGGTCGCGCGGGCCGAGCCGGTGGCCGCGGCAACCTGCTCGGTGGTTTCGTTGTCGGTCAGGAACAGGGCCGTTTGCGCCTCCTTGAACTTGACCTGCTCAGCCACACCGGCCAGGCCCGCGATATCGCGCAGCACCGGGATCATCGCGATGATGCCCGCCAGGCCCCGGCCGGCATCCTGCTCGCTGAAGGTGAGGTTGGGCACCATCGTGTACTGGGCCTCATAGCCCTTGCGCTTTTGCACCGTGCCATTGGGGCGCAGCACGCCGGCATCCTGCAGCTCGCCCTCGCGGATCGTGCCCTGCAGGCCACCGGCCCGGTCCACCACGCGAAAGCAGCCGCTTTGCTGCATCAGCAAGCGCACCAGCGGCACGGGGGTGGGCGGAAGGTTCACACTGCTGGGCATCACATAGCCGCGCGGGTTCTCCAGCAAGGCCACCGTGGCGATCGGCTCGTCGCAGCGCTCCAGGCTGGCATGCGCGCCCTGGCCGCCTGCCGGCCCGGCCGAGCCAGAGACTTCGGAGCCACCCTGGCCCAGCTCGGTCTTTTTCTCACCGCAGCCGGCCAAGGCCAGCGCGATGGCGGCCAAGGCCATACCGTGCACCCAGCGCCCGGTTCGGTTGGAAGTCGCAGTCATCGCTTGCATGGGCACCCTTTGCAATCTGTCAGTCACGCCGAGCATAGCGCCCCACAATGACAAAAAAAGGCCAAAGCCCGGGGGCTTTGGCCTTGTGGCGGCGCGGTGCATCAGGCAGGCCCATGCAGCGCGCGGTCCGCTTACTGCGCGCCGGCAGGGTTGCGCAGCTTGATGTGCAACTCGCGCAGCTGCTTTTCGTCCACTGGCGATGGGGCCTGGGTCAGCAGGTCCTGGGCGCGCTGGGTCTTGGGGAAGGCGATCACGTCACGGATTGACTCGGAGCCGGTCATCAAGGTAATCAGACGGTCCAGACCAAAGGCCAGGCCACCGTGGGGAGGCGCGCCGTACTGCAGCGCATCCAGCAGGTAGCCGAACTTGGCACGTGCATCTTCGGCGCTGATCTTGAGCGCGGTGAACACCTTGGACTGCACATCGGCGCGGTGGATACGCACCGAGCCACCGCCCAGTTCCCAACCGTTGAGCACCATGTCGTAGGCCTTGGCAATGCACTTGCCAGGATCGGTGTCCATCAGGTCCTCATGGCCGTCCTTGGGCGAGGTGAAGGGGTGGTGCACGGCCGCCCACCGGTCGTTTTCCTCGTCGTGTTCGAACATCGGGAAGTCCACCACCCACAGCGGTGCCCAACGGTCTTCAAACAGGCCGGTGCTCTTGCCAAAGGCGCTGTGGCCGATCTTGATGCGCAGCGCGCCGATGGCGTCGTTGACGATCTTTTCTTTGTCGGCGCCAAAGAAGATCAGGTCGCCGTCTTGCGCTTCGGTGCGCTTGAGGATCTCGGCAATCGCGGCGTCATGGATGTTCTTGACGATGGGCGACTGCAGGCCGTCACGGCCCTTGGCCAGCTCGTTGACCTTGATGTAGGCCAGGCCCTTGGCGCCATAGATCTTGACGAAGTCGGTGTAGGCATCGATGTCGCCACGCGACAGACCGCCCTGCTCGCGCGCACCACCTGGCACACGCAGGCCCACCACGCGGCCGCCCTTCATGTTGGCGGCGCCCGAGAAGACCTTGAAGTCCACGTCCTTCATCACGTCGGTCAGCTCGGTGAACTCGAGCTTGACGCGCAGGTCAGGCTTGTCCGAGCCAAAGCGGAAGGCCGCATCCTGGTAGGTCATGATCGGGAACTCGCCCAGGTCCACATTCAGCTGGGTCTGGAACACTTCCTTGATCATGCGCTGGAAGATGGCGCGGATCTCTTCCTCGTTCAGGAACGAGGTTTCGCAGTCGATCTGCGTGAACTCGGGCTGGCGGTCAGCACGCAGGTCTTCGTCGCGGAAGCACTTGGTGATCTGGTAGTAGCGATCGTAGCCGGCCACCATCAGCATCTGCTTGTACAGCTGGGGCGACTGGGGCAGCGCGAAAAATTCGCCATCGTGCACGCGGCTGGGCACCAGGTAGTCACGCGCGCCTTCGGGCGTGCTCTTGCCCAGCATCGGCGTTTCGATGTCGATGAAGCCTTCCTTGTCCAGGAAGTTGCGCACCTGGATCGCCGTCTTGTAGCGCAGCATCATGTTGCGCTGCATCGTGGGGCGGCGCAGGTCCAGCACGCGGTTGGTCAGGCGCACGGTCTCCGACAGGTTCTCGTCGTCGATCTGGAATGGAGGCGTCACCGAGGCGTTGAGCACGGTCAGCTCGTGGCACAGCACTTCGATCTTGCCGCTCTTGATCGAGTCATTGGTGGTGCCTTCAGGACGGGCACGCACCAGGCCCTTGACCTGCACGCAGAACTCATTGCGCACGTCTTCGGCCACCTTGAACATCTCGGCGCGGTCAGGATCGCAGACCACCTGCACATAGCCTTCGCGGTCACGCAGGTCGATGAAAATCACACCACCGTGGTCACGGCGGCGATTGACCCAGCCGCACAGGCTCACGGTTTCGCCCATTTGGGCTTCGGTCACTTGACCGCAGTATTGGGAACGCATTGCCATAGCCAATCTTCCTGCACCGATGAAGGTGCCTTAGTTCTCAGTTATTTAGACCCCGTGGGGACATCGGGCGCAGCCACGACCCCCATCGAGACGATGTATTTAAGCGCAGCATCCACGCTCATGTTCAATTCAATGCAGTCGCTCTTGCGCACCATCACCAGGTAGCCGCCCGTCGGATTGGGCGTGGTGGGCACGTAGACGCTGACAAAAGCGGTATCGGCGCTGTCCGGCCCCTGGTGCAGGTGCTGGTCCAGCTCACCGCTGGGCGCGCCCGTCACAAAGCCAATGGTCCACATGCCCGGATGGGGCCACTGCACCATGACCGCAGTGCGAAAGGCATTGCCGCTCTCGGAAAACAAGGTGTCGGAGACCTGTTTGACGCTCGAGTAGATCGAGCGCACCACCGGAATCCGGCTGACCAGCGCATCGCCCCAGGCCACCAGCTTGCGGCCGACAAAATTGCTGGCAATGCCGCCGACGATCAGCAAGATCGCCAAGGTCAGCACCACGCCGAAACCGGGGATATGGTAGCCCAGGACCTCGTCGGGCTGCCAGTGCTGCGGCAGGATCAGCAAGGTCTGGTCGAGCGTGCCGATGATCCAGTTGAGCACCCAGACCGTGATGACGCCCGGCACGATGACCAGCAGCCCAGTCAGCAACCATTTACGCAGGGACGCCATCACCTCTCAGCCCTCAGACCGCCGAGCCGCCGCTCGCAGCCGGTGCAGATGCAGATGCGGGTGCGGGCGTTGCTGCCGCTGCGGGCGCAGCCGCGTCGGCCGCAGGTGCGCTGGCCGGTGCCGCAGCAGCCGACTTGCCACTGAAATCGGTGGCGTACCAACCCGTTCCCTTGAGCTGGAACCCCGGGGCCGTCAGTTGCTTGGAGAAGCTGGCTTGCTTGCACTCGGGGCAGTCCGTCAGCGGTGCATCCGATATTTTTTGCAAAACATCCTTGGCATAGCCGCAGGCACTGCACTTGTAGGCGTAAATAGGCATCGCGCGTGTAAGAAAACGGAGGAAAACCCTTGATTATAGGCGGGTTGCAAAACCGATCCGGGGCGTAGGCTTAGCACTACGCCCCGCATTCAGCGCCGTTCGCTCAGCGCCCCGCCACTGCTGCGCCGCTGGCGGCGGGGGCGGTATCGGCCACAAAGGCCTGCACGTCCGTCTTCTGGTTGCGGATGGCTTGCGGCGCCAGCGAGCCGACAATCATGCCCGTAAAGGCGGCCAGCACACCCGCGAGTTGGGCCGGGAAGGCCGCGCCCCAGGCCATGTTCAAACCGGCCAGCCAGATGCCGATGCCCAGGAACA encodes the following:
- a CDS encoding DUF502 domain-containing protein, producing the protein MASLRKWLLTGLLVIVPGVITVWVLNWIIGTLDQTLLILPQHWQPDEVLGYHIPGFGVVLTLAILLIVGGIASNFVGRKLVAWGDALVSRIPVVRSIYSSVKQVSDTLFSESGNAFRTAVMVQWPHPGMWTIGFVTGAPSGELDQHLHQGPDSADTAFVSVYVPTTPNPTGGYLVMVRKSDCIELNMSVDAALKYIVSMGVVAAPDVPTGSK
- a CDS encoding endonuclease/exonuclease/phosphatase family protein produces the protein MTDTHDDLPILRVATYNIHKGVQGLGPVRRLEIHNLGLAVEQMDADIICLQEVRKDNRKEESFFNNWPEQNQADFLTPLGYTAAYRTNATTRWGEHGNALLTRWPILESNHRDISDHRFEQRGLLHVAMEIAGQRIHTIVVHLGLVHGSRLRQTALIHEFIKAHVPDDEPVIVAGDFNDWGFQVKRMLAGFGLFEYDEQPLMTYPSRLPVVQLDHVYARGLTPCGLFVPRGRIWWRMSDHLPLIAEFRLRD
- the nudB gene encoding dihydroneopterin triphosphate diphosphatase, whose translation is MQDTRSESLPYKLPRSVLVIIHTADLQVLLLRRASQMEGQDYWQPVTGSQDSDRETWQETAVREVFEETGIDAEQHGCVLRDWGLENTYPIYPAWRHRYAPDVCMNTEHVFSLQVPSYTKIVLSPREHTAHAWHHWHEAAQRCYSISNSEAILWLPRFIAA
- a CDS encoding FmdB family zinc ribbon protein; amino-acid sequence: MPIYAYKCSACGYAKDVLQKISDAPLTDCPECKQASFSKQLTAPGFQLKGTGWYATDFSGKSAAAAPASAPAADAAAPAAAATPAPASASAPAASGGSAV
- a CDS encoding CsgG/HfaB family protein, giving the protein MTATSNRTGRWVHGMALAAIALALAGCGEKKTELGQGGSEVSGSAGPAGGQGAHASLERCDEPIATVALLENPRGYVMPSSVNLPPTPVPLVRLLMQQSGCFRVVDRAGGLQGTIREGELQDAGVLRPNGTVQKRKGYEAQYTMVPNLTFSEQDAGRGLAGIIAMIPVLRDIAGLAGVAEQVKFKEAQTALFLTDNETTEQVAAATGSARATDLGVGGVLLGRLGGGAGMGWSNTNEGKVIAAAFLNAHNLMVQQVRLLQAKALPPAVATRKPEARR
- the aspS gene encoding aspartate--tRNA ligase, whose protein sequence is MAMRSQYCGQVTEAQMGETVSLCGWVNRRRDHGGVIFIDLRDREGYVQVVCDPDRAEMFKVAEDVRNEFCVQVKGLVRARPEGTTNDSIKSGKIEVLCHELTVLNASVTPPFQIDDENLSETVRLTNRVLDLRRPTMQRNMMLRYKTAIQVRNFLDKEGFIDIETPMLGKSTPEGARDYLVPSRVHDGEFFALPQSPQLYKQMLMVAGYDRYYQITKCFRDEDLRADRQPEFTQIDCETSFLNEEEIRAIFQRMIKEVFQTQLNVDLGEFPIMTYQDAAFRFGSDKPDLRVKLEFTELTDVMKDVDFKVFSGAANMKGGRVVGLRVPGGAREQGGLSRGDIDAYTDFVKIYGAKGLAYIKVNELAKGRDGLQSPIVKNIHDAAIAEILKRTEAQDGDLIFFGADKEKIVNDAIGALRIKIGHSAFGKSTGLFEDRWAPLWVVDFPMFEHDEENDRWAAVHHPFTSPKDGHEDLMDTDPGKCIAKAYDMVLNGWELGGGSVRIHRADVQSKVFTALKISAEDARAKFGYLLDALQYGAPPHGGLAFGLDRLITLMTGSESIRDVIAFPKTQRAQDLLTQAPSPVDEKQLRELHIKLRNPAGAQ
- the folE gene encoding GTP cyclohydrolase I gives rise to the protein MFTELSDPNKAPASDEGTPVSVKIRERIVAAQQRFHANDNISEFIEPGELELLLDEVEHKMQGVLDSMVIDTKDDHNTRNTARRVAKMYLTEVFKGRYVPQPVVTAFPNAEHLNELMIVGPITVRSACSHHLCPVIGKVWIGVLPNKNTNVIGLSKYARLVDWVLGRPQIQEEAIVQLADLIMKKTQPDGLAVVLEASHFCMSWRGVREMDSKMLNSVMRGEFLTNPNLRREFLSLIPQRAGN